In Candidatus Hydrogenedentota bacterium, one genomic interval encodes:
- a CDS encoding AAA family ATPase — MLRRLYVHNFRTLVNFSIEFQEMNLFLGGNGSGKSSVFDVLYKLRNFLSESNPRADEVFQFEDITRWDGGQRHQQFELTLEDAAETYQYMLRVEYSPREKKCRVAAEQLLHQGKSLYKFATDAEDQARARVYQDDYTPGGEFLFDRARSGVAALQERPGSSKPMRFRACLQSLFVVKLDISAVSAEAQGEDEMPVQNMANFAAWYRHLSQTRQSQIFEFTEGLRGILPGFDSMNLVSAGESKLLNVEFRRENGGSDSYRFSELSDGQRTLILLYALLYCLPRQGAVLCLDEPENFLALPEIQFWLDSLESRVLDGSMQAVLISHHPRLINLLAGDAGQWFYREGAASPTRIAPVTLDNNGGLPASKLVELGWLVNE, encoded by the coding sequence ATGCTTCGGCGGCTTTATGTCCACAATTTTCGAACGCTGGTGAATTTCAGCATCGAGTTTCAGGAGATGAACCTGTTTCTGGGGGGGAACGGTTCGGGCAAGAGCTCGGTCTTCGATGTGTTGTATAAGCTTCGAAACTTCCTGTCGGAGAGCAATCCGCGCGCCGATGAGGTCTTCCAATTCGAAGATATCACCCGATGGGATGGGGGTCAGCGCCACCAGCAATTTGAACTCACGCTCGAAGATGCCGCCGAAACGTATCAATACATGTTGCGTGTTGAGTATTCACCGCGAGAGAAGAAATGCCGGGTTGCCGCGGAGCAGCTTCTTCACCAGGGAAAATCGCTTTACAAATTTGCAACAGACGCCGAGGATCAGGCGCGCGCAAGGGTGTATCAGGACGATTACACTCCCGGAGGCGAGTTCCTGTTCGACAGGGCCCGCTCGGGGGTTGCCGCATTGCAGGAGCGCCCCGGCAGTTCGAAGCCGATGCGGTTTCGCGCATGCCTTCAGTCCCTTTTTGTCGTGAAGCTCGACATTTCCGCGGTATCCGCCGAAGCGCAGGGCGAAGATGAGATGCCGGTCCAGAACATGGCCAATTTTGCCGCCTGGTATCGCCACCTTTCACAGACCCGGCAAAGCCAGATCTTTGAGTTCACCGAGGGGCTGCGGGGGATTCTTCCGGGCTTCGACTCCATGAATCTCGTGTCAGCGGGCGAGTCGAAGCTGCTCAACGTCGAATTTCGCCGGGAAAATGGCGGCTCCGATTCGTACCGTTTCAGCGAGCTGTCGGACGGGCAGCGTACGCTCATTCTTCTGTACGCGCTCCTGTATTGCCTGCCGCGCCAGGGCGCTGTGCTCTGCCTGGATGAACCCGAGAATTTCCTCGCGCTTCCCGAGATTCAGTTCTGGCTGGATTCCCTGGAGAGCCGGGTTCTGGACGGAAGCATGCAGGCCGTTTTGATTTCGCACCACCCGCGCCTCATAAATCTCCTTGCCGGAGACGCCGGCCAATGGTTTTATCGCGAAGGCGCCGCGTCTCCGACGCGCATCGCGCCGGTAACGCTCGACAACAACGGCGGCCTTCCCGCGAGCAAGCTGGTGGAACTCGGGTGGCTGGTGAATGAGTAG